The segment TCGAAAGCGAAAGCAAAAACTCAACATGATGTTTCCGGATTGGCCGTTTCGCCCGGTTTTATAAACATGTTAAGTTGGGCCACCGAGTCGCTGATTATTGATGGAAACGCACAATCCGACATCCGTCAAGGAGTTACCCTTGAGGTGATGGGTGAAGGCTTCTCCATGGGCCCGCTCAACGACCAGATGAAAGAAGAGATGCGGAAAGACGTTAAACGATCAGGCCTCGACCATGAAATAGGTTGGACTACCCTGGGCGAATACCTGGAATTTCTGGAGCGAAGTGGTAGTGCAGTAAACGTTGCTTCTTTTGTTGGCGCAACCACGCTTCGCATCCATGAAATGGGGTATGCCAATCGTCCGCCCACCCCGGAAGAATTGGAACGCATGGAAGCATTGGCCCGGCAAGCTATGGAAGAAGGTGCACTGGGTATTGGCTCAAGCCTCATTTATGCACCGGCCAGTTATTCCTCTACCGAAGAGTTGATCGCCTTGTGTAAGGCTGCATCAGCTTACAAGGGCATGTATATTACCCATATGCGTAGCGAAGGCGATAATATTTTCAGTGCGGTAAACGAAACTATTCGCATTGCACGGGAAGCAAACATACCGGCTGAGATTTACCATTTGAAATTTGCTGGCCAGCGAAATTGGAACAAAATCGATTCGGTAATAAACATGATTGAAGCGGCCAGGCGCGAGGGGCTTCGCATCACTACTGACATGTATACTTACACAGCCGGTGCTACAGGCCTTGATGCCTCCATGCCCACCTGGTTGCAGGAAGGCGGCATAAACCAATGGATTGCCCGTATGAAAGATCCTAAAACCCGTTCAAAAGCTTTGCGCGAAATGCGCGAGCCTTCTGAGGCATGGGAAAATCTTTTGCTGTTGGCCGGTAATCCTGACAATGTATTGCTTGTTGGCTTCTCAAACGACTCGCTAAAGCGCTTTACCGGTATGACCCTGAAGCAAGTTGCTGACATCCATAAAAAAAGTGCAGAGGAAACGGCCATGGACCTGGTATGTGCCGATAGTACCCGGGTTGGCACAGTGTATTTTTTAATGAAGGAAGAAAATGTGAAACGCCAGATCGCTCTCCCCTACATGAGTTTTGGTTCGGATGCAGAGGCTCCGGCTACAGAGGGTCATTTTTTAAAATACAATCCCCATCCACGCGCTTATGGCAACTTTTCCCGGTTAATCGGCAAATATGTTCGCGAAGAAAAAGTCATCACCTTACAAGAGGCCATCCGTAAGCTTACCTTATTACCGGCTACTAATCTAAAAATTGAAAAACGGGGCTTGCTGCAACCTGGCTACTTTGCAGATATAGCCATCTTTGACCCTGCTAAAGTGCAAGACCATGCAACCTTTGAAAAACCACACCAATACAGCACCGGTATGGTGCATGTTTTTGTAAACGGTGTTCAAGTATTAAATGACGGTGAACACACCGGGGCCAAGCCTGGCCGGGTGGTGCGTGGCCCCGGATGGCAAGGAAAACAGAAATCGTTTTAACCGGGTTTGCTAACTTCGCGTCATTAATTGTTGATTGAAGTTGTAGGCCATGAATAAAAATCTTCTAAAAAACAGCAAATTCTGGAAGCGGATTATCATACTAGCTTTACTTGCTCCTGTTGTGCTGTTTTGTTCGGTCACGCTAATCCTTTTCTGGAAACAGGATGCCATTGTACAGCACTTGCTCTCAACGGTAAATGAAGACTTCAGGGGCAGGCTTGAAATTGAAGATAGCCACATCTCCCCCTTTGTTAATTTCCCTTACGTATCCATCGACCTGGATCATGTAACGGTTTATGAAAACAAATTGCAAGGCGCATTGCCAATACTGGACGTGGCTGATGTGTACGTAGGGTTTGATATTTTCACCCTTCTTCGTGGTTCCCTCGAAATAAAATCCGTGAAACTTTCAGATGGCGCAATCAACCTTGTTCAATTAGCGGACGGAAGTTTTAACATCGCCAATGCTCTATCCAGCACCAAAGAAGAGGAATCATCTGATACTGGCTTTGCTATGGACATTAAAACCATACAACTGCAAAACATAGACTTGCTTAAACTTAATGAAGAAACCGGGATACTGCTGGACGTTTTCATTGCGCATGCTAAATCAAAATTTAAAACAAGTGAGAATCGGATTATGGTTGGCATTGACAGTAAGTTTGAGCTAACCATCGTAAAAGAAGGCGACACTACGTTTGTCAAGCACAAGCACTTCCGCCTGAACACGCAACTTGATTATGTAGAGACTGAGAAAATTTTAACCATAAAGCCGTCAGAAGTACAACTTGAAAATGCGCTGTTCAAAATGTATGGCCAGGCCGATTTTGATGACGACTTGTATGTTGATATAGCCATTGAAGGACAAAAGCCAAACTTTGATTTATTCCTCGCCTTCGCGCCCGAAGAAATCACGCCCGTGTTTCAACGTTATGAAAATGCCGGTAAAATATTTTTTAAAGCATCTGTAAAAGGCAAAACCATAAACGGATATAACCCCATGGTGCTGGCCGAGTTTGGATGTGCAGAAGCATTTTTCAGCAATAAACGCTCCAGCAAAAGGTTGGATGACTTGTTTTTCAGGGGCTACTTCACAACCGGTGATTCAGGAAAAGTTTCTACCATGGAATTTGGCTTGATGGACTTTAGTGCAAGGCCTGAAGCCGGAACCTTTAGCGGCAATTTAGTGGTAAAAAATTTTGAGTCACCTGAAATTGACATGCAGATACGTTCTGATTTTGAACTTGACTTTTTAACAGATTTCTTAAACATAACCGATATCGAAGACCTGAGGGGCCACGTTGTGCTCACCATGAATTTTCATGATATCGTTGACCTGGCCAATCCCGAAAAAAGTATCGAGAAACTGAATGAATCTTACTTCACAGAATTGGAAGTAAGCAAACTTGGTTTTAAGTCCTCAGCCTTCCACTTGCCCTTTCGGGATATTGATATAAAAGCGTCCATGGATGGTCATAAAGCTATCATTGACCATTTTCGTATGAAGGTTGGCGAATCCGATCTTTCGATTGAAGCCAGCATAAGCGATTTACCGGCCATACTCCACCACACCGCTGACCCTGTAAGTGCCATATTGCTGATTAAATCAAACTTGTTAGATGTTAAGCAACTCACCTCAGGCGACACGTTGAAACATAAACCAGTAAATGAGCAAATCAGGGACCTGAGTATGAAATTCAAGTTCAACAGTTCTGCACGGGCATTTACGGAATCACCTAACTTACCGGTAGGCGAGTTTTTTATTGAGGATTTATATGCCAAGCTCACGCATTATCCTCATACGCTTCACGATTTTCATGCAGATGTATTTATTGATGATGAGAATTTCCGGATCATTGACTTTACCGGAATGATCGATAAAAGCGATTTCCACTTCAACGGAAAACTGAGCCATTACGATCTATGGTTTTTGCAACAACCACTTGGCGACACACGAATCGAATTTAACCTCAACTCGAAATTATTGCAACTGGAAGATCTGTTTTCATATGGCGGAGAGAACTACGTGCCCGAGGATTACCGGCATGAGGAATTCAAAGATTTAAAAATCCATGGACAGGCCGATTTGCATTTTAACAAAGGACTGGCGTCCTCCGATATATACATCGATAAACTTGAGGCGCAGATGAAGGTACACCCCATGCGCTTCGAGAAATTTAAGGGAAGAATTCATTATGAAGATGAGCACCTGGCGGTTGAAAATATGAGCGGTAAAGTTGGTAAAAGTGAATTTCTGGCAAACATGAATTACTACTTAGGTCAGGATAAGGCCATCAGAAAAAAAGACAATCACTTTTCGCTGCAGTCAGCTCATCTCGATTTTGACGAACTATTCAATTACAATCCGCCACCAGCGGGTAAACAACTTACTCCGGAAGACCACGAAGCCGTGTTCAATATATACGATCTTCCCTTTACGGATATGAACTTTGTTTTTGACATCAAGCATCTTAACTATCACCGATACTTGATCGATGATTTCTTTGGCCGTGCACGGACCCGGGAAGATCACTATATATTTATTGATACACTGTCATTACGGGCCGCAGGAGGAGCAATATCAATGAAAGGATATTTTAACGGATCTGACAGGAATAAAATTTACCTAAGTCCGGATATGCGAATAAAAAACGTTGACCTGGATAAATTACTCTTCAAATTTGAAAACTTTGGGCAGGAGCACCTGGTTTCCGAGAACCTGCATGGAAAGCTCAATGGCAGGCTCACAGGTAAAATCCATGTACACGCTGATATGGTTCCCATACTGGATGATTCAGAAATACAGTTGGATGTAGAAGTGACGCAAGGAAGATTAGAACGCTACGCTGCATTGGATGCTTTGGCCGACTATTTTAAAGACAAAAACCTTAACAGGATACGATTCGATACACTGCGAAATACATTTACGATCAATAACGGTACACTAACCATTCCCCGTATGACCATAAACTCAACCCTGGGGTTTATTGAACTTTCGGGCAAGCAGGATTTGAACATGAACATGGAATATTACTTAAGCATTCCCCTGAAACTGGTTACCCAAGTGGGCATGACAAAATTATTTGGAAAAAGGCAGGATAATGCTGACCAGGAAGATGAAATCCAATACCGTGATGAGTCGAAGAAGGTCAGGTTTATTAACCTTCGGTTAACCGGTACTCCTGACAATTACAAAATATCCCTGGGCAAGAACAAAAGTGATCAGTCCTGATTTTCGTTTTCATCCGTTCAGCACCTTGTTATTCATTTCGTAAACACAGTACAGGGTTTATCAATGATGCTTTAATAGCCTGGGAAGCAACCGTTAACCACGCTACTACCAAAGCTAGTAAACCTGCGGCTACAAAGTACCAGGCCTCCAGTTCAATATGAAAGGCGAATTGCTCCAACCATTTGGCCAGCAACCAATAACTTACTGGCAGGGCAAGCAGAATAGAGGTCAATACCATGCGTGTGAAATCACCCGATAAGAGCAGTACAATATTTGCCGAAGTAGATCCCAAAGCCTTTCGTATCCCAATTTCTTTTTGCCTCCGTTCAGCCGTAAAGGCGGCCAATCCAAACAGGCCCAGGCACGAAATAAGCACGGCAAATCCGGCAAAGTATCCCGATAAGGAAGCTACACGCTTTTCTGATTTATATAACCGTGCATAGTCTTCATCCTGAAAACGGTAATCGAAAGTAAAACCTGGATTAAACGATGAATAAAATTGTGTTAGCGATGATATGACCTCTTTCTCTCTACCTCCTTCAATCCTTATCATAACATTCCATGTGCTGCCCGGATTGAGCACAAAAAACAAAGGATTAACCTGTTCGTGCAGTGATGAAAAATGAAAATCCTTCACAACACCTATAATTTCCAGATCATACTGCCCCCACAGCCTGATTACTTTTCCAATGGGATCTTCAAGGTTCATTACCTTAATAGCAGCTTCATTGAAAATGATTTTTGCTGTATCTGCGCCATAATCTCTTGAAAAAAAACGACCTTCAGCCAATTGCACACCAAGCGTTTCGAGCAAATCATAATTCACCCTGACATTTTCAAATAAGATCAGGTCATCCGGATTCTTCCCCTCCCAGGTAAGTCCGCTGGTGTTGTTATTACGTCCCAGCAAACTATGGCCCATACTGGAAGCATTAAGAACACCCGGAATGTTTTTTACTTCATTCAAAAATGCATCCAGTGAGGTTTCAACTTTACCCTCAATGGGAAGTTTAATCAGGTTGTCTTTCTTATACCCAAGACTTTTCTGTTGAACAAACTCAATCTGTTTGTATATAACCAGTACTGAAACGATCAGTATTATCGAAAGAAAAAACTGGAATACCACCAAACCCTTACGCGCCCATAACTCACCCCACGATCCCTTCAGTTCACCTTTCAACACTGCTGCTGGTTTAAAACCCGAAAGAAAAATAGCCGGATAACTACCGGCAACCAACCCGGTTATGATTGTAATTGATATAACAACCAACATTACGGTAAGGTTATTGAATGACATCGCTATTTGTTTATCGGTGATTAAATTGAATTGAGGCAAAAACAACCACACTACGGCTAATGCTAAAAACAATGACAGCAACGCAGTAATCAAAGACTCACTCAGAAATTGTACAGCCAGTGAATATCGTTGCGCACCCACGGATTTTTTGATGCCTACTTCCTTTGCTTTTCGCGATGCGCGAGCTGTGGAAAGGTTCATAAAATTAATACAGGCTATAAGCAAGATGAATACAGCAATAATGGCAAATAACCGCACATACTCTATGCGCCCTCCGGCAGGCTTTCCGTTTTCATAACGACCATACAAATAGCGCTCGGAAAATGGTTTGAGGAACAGGGTTACGTTTGATTGCTCATTTCTTGCTTTTACAAAGTCCTTGATCTTTTCACTTACAGCAGTTGCATCGCTCCCCTCATGAAGAACAACATAGGTTGACGGCCCATTGCTTCCCCAACTACGAAGCCATTCCTGCTCGGCTTTACGCTCCTCATAGTTCATTACAAAGTCAAACTTAAAGGATGAAGTAGAGGGTATCGGCTCAAATATGCCACTTACAGTAAATACCTTTTCGTGTTGAAACTCCACCGTTTTACCTACAACATTTTCAGTAGTGTTAAAAAGCCTGAGTGCCAAATCTTTTGAAATAGCCATAGCATATTTGTCATTCAATACTGTATTGGCATCACCCTCAAGTAATGGAAATGAAAAAATATTGAAATAGTCCGAGCCCACATGGTATCCATCAGCCTTTACATTATGCTCACCAATACTTAGTGTATAAGGCTCTATCCACATGGTAGTGGCAGCATATTCTACTTCAGGAACTTCCTCTTTCAGGGTTTCAGCCAAGATACCCGGAGTAGACGTTGTGGTCATAATATTATAGGCATATTGCTGATGTTCCATAACCTGAAACAACCGGGATTCCTTTTTATGAAACTTATCCATAGTAAGTTCATCACGAACCCATAGAAATATTAATAATGTACACACCAGGCCTGCAGCAAGGCCTATGAGGTTAATCAGGAAGTATCCTTTACTGCGAAGAAAATTCCTATAAATAATGACCAGGTTGTGTTTAAGCATGGATGTAAATTTCAAAAGAGACCTATTCCAATTAAAAAGGTTGCTTAGGATTTACCATACCCTTTTTAAAAGGTTACATTCTTATATGCTATTTTATTGCAGTTGGCGAAACCCCAAACCGTCTTTTAAAGGCCGTAGAAAAGTGATTCGGGTTTTTGTAGCCAATGGCTCGGGCTACATCTACCACACGCATATTACCCTTCTGCAAAAGGCGCTTTGCAAATTCCATTCGTAATTCGGCAAGATATTCGAAAACACTTTTGTTAAAGGCCTTACGAAACAGGTACATGAGCTTATTTGGATTAATACCAAAGTACCTTGATAGCTTTTCCAGTGTATGATCTTCTAAAAAATGCTGTATCAGGTAATGTCGTATCGAACTGCAAACCTCACCATCTTTATCATTGAAGTGTCCACATTCCAGATCATTGTAGCTGACCGGCATTAAGGAATCCGCATGTGGGTGCAAAACCACAGTGCTACGAGGATTTTGTATAGTACTGTGTTTACCTGTATGCATCGTACGAATGGCTTATGGTGCATATGGACGAAATAAAGCGCTTAAGGTTACATCGAAATTTTAATTAATTAAGTCCATACCATTAAACAAAAAAGTGATTTCGCGTACTACCCACAAAATCATCAGCCGTGTATATGCCAAAAACAATCTTTTATGAAACATATAACCCTCATTGGCTTTGCTACAATTATTGGAATAACCGGATGTATGTTCCGCTCACCTGAGAAAACAACCGGTATTGATTTCTCGGATAAAGAGCTAATAAAAAGAGGTCAGCATTTAGTTACGGTTAGCGCATGCCATGATTGTCACTCGCCAAAAATAATGACACCTGAAGGGCCAGTTCCCGATCCTGAGAAATTATTGTCTGGCCACCCGAAGGATGAAAAACTCCCTGCAATACCGGCCGGCAGCCAGAATTGGATATTGTTCAGTCAAGGGTTAACTGGGTTTGTTGGATCATGGGGCATATCGTATGCTGCCAATTTAACACCAGACGATACGGGTATTGGAAACTGGAGTTTCGAGCAA is part of the Cyclobacteriaceae bacterium genome and harbors:
- a CDS encoding D-aminoacylase, whose translation is MRNSLIITGIILLLTTCSTAPEYDVILMGGTIYNGSGEDPFIADIGITGNSISFIGDLSKAKAKTQHDVSGLAVSPGFINMLSWATESLIIDGNAQSDIRQGVTLEVMGEGFSMGPLNDQMKEEMRKDVKRSGLDHEIGWTTLGEYLEFLERSGSAVNVASFVGATTLRIHEMGYANRPPTPEELERMEALARQAMEEGALGIGSSLIYAPASYSSTEELIALCKAASAYKGMYITHMRSEGDNIFSAVNETIRIAREANIPAEIYHLKFAGQRNWNKIDSVINMIEAARREGLRITTDMYTYTAGATGLDASMPTWLQEGGINQWIARMKDPKTRSKALREMREPSEAWENLLLLAGNPDNVLLVGFSNDSLKRFTGMTLKQVADIHKKSAEETAMDLVCADSTRVGTVYFLMKEENVKRQIALPYMSFGSDAEAPATEGHFLKYNPHPRAYGNFSRLIGKYVREEKVITLQEAIRKLTLLPATNLKIEKRGLLQPGYFADIAIFDPAKVQDHATFEKPHQYSTGMVHVFVNGVQVLNDGEHTGAKPGRVVRGPGWQGKQKSF
- a CDS encoding membrane biogenesis protein; translation: MNKNLLKNSKFWKRIIILALLAPVVLFCSVTLILFWKQDAIVQHLLSTVNEDFRGRLEIEDSHISPFVNFPYVSIDLDHVTVYENKLQGALPILDVADVYVGFDIFTLLRGSLEIKSVKLSDGAINLVQLADGSFNIANALSSTKEEESSDTGFAMDIKTIQLQNIDLLKLNEETGILLDVFIAHAKSKFKTSENRIMVGIDSKFELTIVKEGDTTFVKHKHFRLNTQLDYVETEKILTIKPSEVQLENALFKMYGQADFDDDLYVDIAIEGQKPNFDLFLAFAPEEITPVFQRYENAGKIFFKASVKGKTINGYNPMVLAEFGCAEAFFSNKRSSKRLDDLFFRGYFTTGDSGKVSTMEFGLMDFSARPEAGTFSGNLVVKNFESPEIDMQIRSDFELDFLTDFLNITDIEDLRGHVVLTMNFHDIVDLANPEKSIEKLNESYFTELEVSKLGFKSSAFHLPFRDIDIKASMDGHKAIIDHFRMKVGESDLSIEASISDLPAILHHTADPVSAILLIKSNLLDVKQLTSGDTLKHKPVNEQIRDLSMKFKFNSSARAFTESPNLPVGEFFIEDLYAKLTHYPHTLHDFHADVFIDDENFRIIDFTGMIDKSDFHFNGKLSHYDLWFLQQPLGDTRIEFNLNSKLLQLEDLFSYGGENYVPEDYRHEEFKDLKIHGQADLHFNKGLASSDIYIDKLEAQMKVHPMRFEKFKGRIHYEDEHLAVENMSGKVGKSEFLANMNYYLGQDKAIRKKDNHFSLQSAHLDFDELFNYNPPPAGKQLTPEDHEAVFNIYDLPFTDMNFVFDIKHLNYHRYLIDDFFGRARTREDHYIFIDTLSLRAAGGAISMKGYFNGSDRNKIYLSPDMRIKNVDLDKLLFKFENFGQEHLVSENLHGKLNGRLTGKIHVHADMVPILDDSEIQLDVEVTQGRLERYAALDALADYFKDKNLNRIRFDTLRNTFTINNGTLTIPRMTINSTLGFIELSGKQDLNMNMEYYLSIPLKLVTQVGMTKLFGKRQDNADQEDEIQYRDESKKVRFINLRLTGTPDNYKISLGKNKSDQS
- a CDS encoding ABC transporter permease, producing the protein MLKHNLVIIYRNFLRSKGYFLINLIGLAAGLVCTLLIFLWVRDELTMDKFHKKESRLFQVMEHQQYAYNIMTTTSTPGILAETLKEEVPEVEYAATTMWIEPYTLSIGEHNVKADGYHVGSDYFNIFSFPLLEGDANTVLNDKYAMAISKDLALRLFNTTENVVGKTVEFQHEKVFTVSGIFEPIPSTSSFKFDFVMNYEERKAEQEWLRSWGSNGPSTYVVLHEGSDATAVSEKIKDFVKARNEQSNVTLFLKPFSERYLYGRYENGKPAGGRIEYVRLFAIIAVFILLIACINFMNLSTARASRKAKEVGIKKSVGAQRYSLAVQFLSESLITALLSLFLALAVVWLFLPQFNLITDKQIAMSFNNLTVMLVVISITIITGLVAGSYPAIFLSGFKPAAVLKGELKGSWGELWARKGLVVFQFFLSIILIVSVLVIYKQIEFVQQKSLGYKKDNLIKLPIEGKVETSLDAFLNEVKNIPGVLNASSMGHSLLGRNNNTSGLTWEGKNPDDLILFENVRVNYDLLETLGVQLAEGRFFSRDYGADTAKIIFNEAAIKVMNLEDPIGKVIRLWGQYDLEIIGVVKDFHFSSLHEQVNPLFFVLNPGSTWNVMIRIEGGREKEVISSLTQFYSSFNPGFTFDYRFQDEDYARLYKSEKRVASLSGYFAGFAVLISCLGLFGLAAFTAERRQKEIGIRKALGSTSANIVLLLSGDFTRMVLTSILLALPVSYWLLAKWLEQFAFHIELEAWYFVAAGLLALVVAWLTVASQAIKASLINPVLCLRNE
- a CDS encoding helix-turn-helix transcriptional regulator; translated protein: MPVSYNDLECGHFNDKDGEVCSSIRHYLIQHFLEDHTLEKLSRYFGINPNKLMYLFRKAFNKSVFEYLAELRMEFAKRLLQKGNMRVVDVARAIGYKNPNHFSTAFKRRFGVSPTAIK
- a CDS encoding c-type cytochrome codes for the protein MKHITLIGFATIIGITGCMFRSPEKTTGIDFSDKELIKRGQHLVTVSACHDCHSPKIMTPEGPVPDPEKLLSGHPKDEKLPAIPAGSQNWILFSQGLTGFVGSWGISYAANLTPDDTGIGNWSFEQFKTAIRKGKYKGLEGSRSLLPPMPWEMYRNFSDDELKAIFAYLHSLKPVENLVPSPIAPNEMDKIALK